A single region of the Euryarchaeota archaeon genome encodes:
- a CDS encoding VOC family protein, which produces MSSKTSVFLNVIDIDRSIRFYEGLGFTTVKKHPSRNGKYTAYADLELDGAELSLGHIPSNDERSFREWVATPLGAGVVVYFSVPDAEKHHHLAKKIGATIEAPLEKRSYGTAFTMNDPDGYTITFLQE; this is translated from the coding sequence ATGTCTTCGAAGACCAGCGTCTTCCTGAACGTCATTGACATAGATCGATCCATCCGTTTCTATGAAGGCCTCGGGTTCACGACGGTGAAGAAGCATCCGAGCCGCAATGGGAAGTACACGGCCTATGCGGATCTCGAGCTCGACGGCGCGGAACTCTCCCTCGGCCACATACCGTCAAACGACGAGAGGTCCTTCCGCGAGTGGGTGGCGACCCCGCTCGGGGCCGGCGTCGTCGTTTACTTCTCCGTCCCGGACGCCGAGAAGCATCACCACCTCGCGAAGAAGATCGGGGCGACCATCGAGGCGCCGCTGGAGAAACGGTCGTACGGGACGGCGTTCACCATGAACGATCCCGACGGGTACACCATCACGTTTCTCCAGGAATG